In one window of Opitutaceae bacterium DNA:
- a CDS encoding DUF1294 domain-containing protein, whose protein sequence is MHVLTDIPLIWVFWWYGAWSLVTLVVYGWDKRAAGKSRWRVPERRLHLLAAVGGIPGAILAQQVFRHKNRKAGFQFVTGWIVAVHIILMVMYFWKRSGN, encoded by the coding sequence ATGCATGTTTTGACCGACATTCCGCTGATCTGGGTGTTCTGGTGGTATGGAGCCTGGAGTCTGGTCACATTGGTGGTTTATGGATGGGACAAGCGGGCGGCCGGGAAGTCCCGCTGGCGGGTTCCTGAGCGGCGGCTCCATCTGCTGGCGGCGGTCGGTGGGATTCCTGGGGCGATCCTGGCCCAGCAGGTTTTTCGTCACAAGAATCGGAAGGCCGGGTTTCAATTCGTGACCGGATGGATCGTTGCAGTGCATATCATTCTGATGGTGATGTATTTCTGGAAACGATCAGGCAATTGA
- a CDS encoding biopolymer transporter ExbD: MRTRRRSRQPEEFQMAPMIDMVFLLLVFFMCVSSLAQATKTVPVELPESGESEVPDDLSNRGIVSVMRDGSVFVGASPVTLDRLGSRLRSELGRQPDLKIQVRADGDAPFSVIKPVLKICGEAGATEIIYATHQLRNGA; this comes from the coding sequence ATGCGCACCCGTCGTCGATCCCGCCAGCCGGAGGAGTTCCAGATGGCGCCGATGATCGACATGGTCTTTCTCCTCCTGGTCTTCTTCATGTGCGTCAGCTCCCTCGCCCAGGCAACCAAGACCGTGCCGGTCGAGTTGCCGGAGTCAGGGGAGAGCGAGGTCCCTGACGACCTGAGCAACCGAGGAATTGTATCTGTCATGCGGGATGGTTCGGTCTTTGTCGGCGCATCGCCGGTCACCCTCGACCGACTCGGTTCCCGATTGCGCAGTGAGCTTGGACGGCAGCCGGATCTGAAAATCCAGGTTCGCGCGGACGGCGATGCCCCGTTTTCAGTGATCAAGCCGGTGCTGAAGATCTGCGGGGAGGCGGGGGCGACCGAGATCATCTATGCCACCCACCAGCTCAGGAACGGAGCCTGA
- a CDS encoding biopolymer transporter ExbD, giving the protein MAVALRQRSRPRPAVPIAPMIDVVFLLLIYFMVSASLQRQEADISFGLPGTVEQSDPLDLPDEQIIEIRADGQIVVNEFGYGLATAVRLTDLAAMLSRFRQSAEANRVDASVTIAPEETVPHQWGIRVMDACASAGIHAIAFAVDE; this is encoded by the coding sequence ATGGCGGTTGCCTTGAGACAGCGTTCCCGCCCGAGGCCGGCTGTGCCGATTGCGCCGATGATCGACGTGGTTTTCCTTCTCCTTATTTACTTCATGGTGAGTGCGTCACTGCAGCGCCAGGAGGCGGACATTTCGTTCGGACTGCCCGGGACGGTCGAACAGTCGGATCCACTCGATCTGCCGGACGAGCAGATCATCGAGATCCGCGCTGACGGACAGATTGTGGTCAATGAGTTCGGATATGGTCTGGCCACGGCAGTGCGCCTGACCGATCTCGCGGCCATGCTTTCCCGCTTCCGGCAATCCGCCGAAGCCAACCGGGTCGATGCCTCGGTCACGATTGCCCCGGAAGAAACCGTGCCTCACCAGTGGGGCATCCGGGTCATGGACGCCTGCGCCTCGGCCGGGATTCATGCCATCGCCTTTGCGGTGGACGAGTGA